The nucleotide sequence GAGGCAGATACTTCGCTTTATGACCGCGAGAGAAAAATTGCAAATGAGGCCTTGGCCCTTGGTGGAAATGCGCTTGGAAGTGTTAAGTTTGACGTAAAGGCCACTGAGTTTAAAAACGGAGATGTCACTTCATTTAAAGAGTTTGATCTTCCTGGCATTACATTTACTCAGGACTGGGAAAATGATTTCAACGGGAAGCGTATTCACACGTCAAGTGACTTTGTTGAGACCCTTAATTTCAAAACTTTCTATGATTCTTTCCGCTTTATTGGTCAATTTATCAGTAGTTGGGCCCTAAATCTTAGTAAATAGTATCCGTACTATTCACTTCTTGTTCCCTTTTTGTTAGATTCTGGCCATGACTATAGGTAATGGCAAAACAGTAATCGTTGGTATGTCTGGAGGGGTTGACTCTTCAGTGAGCGCTCTTGTTCTCAAGGAACAAGGATACAATGTTATTGGTATGTTCATGAAAAACTGGGAAGAAGAAGACGAGTTTGGTGTATGTCAGGCCTCGAAAGAGTACGAGGACGTCATCAAAGTTTGTGAGAAGCTTGATATCCCATACTATAGTGTGGATTTCGTTAAAGAGTATCGCGACAATGTTTTTGCTAACTTTGTTGAAGAATACAAACAAGGCTTTACCCCAAATCCAGATATTCTTTGTAATCGTGAAATCAAATTTAAAGTCTTCTTTAATAAGGCGATGGAGCTAGGAGCTGACTACCTGGCAACTGGGCATTACTGTCAAAACATCAATATTGATGGTGTTCAAAACCTTGTGAAGGGTAATGATGCTAATAAGGATCAGACTTACTTTCTTTATACAATCAAATCAGAAATTCTAAATAAGGTTTTATTCCCAATTGGTGATATGCCAAAAAGTGAAGTTCGCGCTCTGGCAAAGAAATACGATCTTGCTACTCATGACAAGAAAGACAGCACGGGAATTTGTTTTATTGGTGAGAGAAACTTTAAGCAATTTCTTTCAAACTATATTCAGCTTAAGCCTGGTCCTTTTGAAAACCTTGCTGGAGAAGTAGTAGGAGAGCACGGTGGTGCTGCTTATTATACCAATGGACAGCGAAAGGGTTTAGGCCTTGGTGGTCCAGGAGAGCCTTGGTTCGTTGTTGGTAAGGATATTGACCGCAATGTTGTGATCGTTGAAAGAGGGGATAATCACCCAGCTCTTTACTGTGATGACTTAACTGCGACTGAGCTTTCGTGGGTTGATTCTTCGCTAATTCCTGTTGTTGGTCAGAAGCTCTATGCCAAGGTTCGCTATCGTCAGCCAGATCAGGAATGCACGGTTATTTCAATTGATGAAAAGCATATTAAAGTCGAATTTTCTGTTCCTCAAAGGGCCGTGACAAAGAGACAGTCAGTTGTTTTCTACGATAAGAAGAATGGTCATGATATTTGTCTTGGGGGAGCGATCATCGAAAACCCTGGTCCTTCTTACTACGAGATGGGCAAGGACGTTACCAATATTTAGGATCGTTGAAGTCGATCTTATTTGGATCCTCTTTTTTTCTTTCGGTATTTTTTAATTCATAAGATAGACAGTCTTCACCACTTTCACGCTTGACGAGAACGGCCGGTATTTGAGCAGATTTAATGCCATAAACGGAGCAGCCGCGTGGTGCGTACTTGTCCCAAGTATTAATGTAGTGCTTGCATTTGATACAGTTGATATGGGCCATCTTTGTCTTCCTTGAGTCTTCTCATACCCCTCTAAAATAAGTCTAGCATAAATTTAATTGCTTTAAACCATGGGAAATATTGTATTTTTTATATGTATAGGTTCAGAATTTGTGACTAATTTTTAGTCGACACTTTTTTCTCAAATTTTTGGGTACTTACGGATTATTAATTAGTTAGCTTAATAAGATATTGGCATTGATTGTGCACTGTGTATATTGAGTTTTTAATGAACTTAATCCATTAATAATTTTTTAAACAAAAGGTTGAGATGAACATCGAAAATGAACAACAAAACAATGACGTTTTAGTGATGTTTCCTGCGAGCAAAAATTTTGTTCCGCCGGTGACGAGGCCCACGCCATTAACAGAACTAATCGATGAGATCTCAGGAATTGAAAAGAATCTTGAAAGAAGAAAATCCATTGAAGTGCCAGATGAAATTAAGACACTCAGTGAAGTGACCCATGCTTTTGAGACCCGCCTAAGAATGCTTGAAGATATTAGTGACAGAATAAAATTCTACGTCGATGATCTTGATACGGAGCTTCTTAAAAAATAATTGCCAAAAGGTTTTCACCATTTTATTATTCATATCCCCCTAAGAGTTAAACATGATTTAGCTCTTAAACCGATCTAGGTACCCAGGGCGTTGTTTTGGGTGCAGGATTTGGTCTTTTAAGTGATGAATGCCTGGGTGGTGAAATTGGTAGACACGCACGCTTGAGGGGCGTGTGACTTCGGTCGTGCTGGTTCAAGTCCAGTCCCAGGCACCATTTTAAAGCTATTCGAACCGATAAGGTTACAAAAGTTTCAATTTTTAAAAAAGCCTTCCTGATTGGAAGGCTTTTTTGTTTCTTGGACCTGATTTTCAGGCATTAAGATTTTCAAGTACCCGTCAATGGTGTTAAATGGACGTTCAAAGAGAAGCTAGCAGTTTATATCTATAAGCTTTCTCTTTTCTTAAAAATACCAATTTTCATCGAGGTCAATTTTAGGTCGTCTCCAAACAATCTCATATTCCTCAGATGTAGTATTTGATTTGACAACTGTCTCCCAGAACGCACCAATTTATTTTCTAAATTTATCACATTAAATGTTCTGATGATTTGGTGTTAGAAAACTAACACTCCATGTAGTTTTTTCAACTAATAAAATTAAAGTCATTAATAATGATTAAATAAGACAATATTTGATGAGTGGAGACTATGTTAAAGCGTGAAAGGTCTAAGTTAATAGGATCCTATACCATTACTTGATCTTCTTGTTAGAGCAGAATGATGTAAGCACTGGAGTGAGAATGAAAAAAGTATTTATTTTGTTTTTAGGAATAATATCACTTTCGACAAATGCAAAATATGCAGATGTCGGACCACGGATTGATGGCTTCTTGCAAAGGGTGGAACCTCTAAAAATTAAAGAAGTATCTAAGAGTGTAGACTATCTAAACCTGTTAGGGACAGCAAATTGCTTTATTGAAACACACGATAATAATATTTTAGATCAAAGAGTAAATTTCACAGTTGATGATATTGATCATAATGGAAAGTTAGTTATTGAAAGTTCTAGTCGTTCATTTGAAGCTAGTTTTATGAATAATGAAAATGGTGGACTCGATATAAAGATTAGCTCTGGTAGAAAAAGAGGTGCGAGAAGTTATGTCGACTTAAGCATTAAGAGTTTAGATGGGCTTCATATCCGTTTAGATGGTGGATCACATGGAAACCTCTTAACGGGACATCGAAAATTGCATTTTCGTTGCCAATAGTTAGTTATTTATCTAATTGCTAGTAAAGAATAGATTCGGCGAGTGTTCGGTTGTTGTTGGCCTTCTTTTCGCTAGCACCATTTTAATAATCTATTAATATACTTTTCTTTATTGTGCGCATTTCTCTGTTTTTACAATAGAAAAGAAAACGATTTGAAAAGGAAGAATAACTCAATTGCTAAGTAGTAGGGGGAATGGATTTTTAATTAAGTTATTGAAAAATTATGTTCTAGTCGAAGCCTTAAGCAAGAAAGAGAAACGGTAGTGAACTCTGTTCACTACCAATTCAAATTTATTTTTGACTGGCCAAAACAGTAAGAACTTTAAAAGTTTCGTCTGATAATAAGTTCTTATTTTCTTCCCATAACTTTCTTGCATCTTCCACTGTCGAATCTGCTCCTAAGGAAGCTTTTACTTCTGAGAATACAATATTTACTTCTTCAACTTCTGTATTATAAATTTCAACTTCTTCATAACTAAGTCCAAACTCAGAAGCTTTATCATGATCAATTTCTACGAATTCAAAATTTGCGGTATCACTATCTAAAAGAACAAGTCCAATTACTCCAAAAAATGCTAGGACTATATTACAATGTCCGTGATCACATGTAGATGCACTAAGTGTCCCTAAAACTCCGAAACCTAGAGACCCTAAACCGGCTAAGGCTATCCCTGAAGCAGCTGGTGCACCAGCGATTGCAGCGATACCGGCTACAGCAGCACGACTATTTTGAATTGGCATAATTGTTAATAAACAAGACAAAGTTATAAGCTTTAGATATTTCATGTTTCCTCCTAAATTTGGTTTTGGTCTTATATAATATGATGGGATTTTGTTCAACGCGGTGTGTATATTTTTCTCAGGGCCCTTCAAAGTGTTCTAAATGATGCCTTAGTAATATTCTTAGTTCTAGTGAGCTATTTCAATGCTTGATAAGCATCAATTATTCCATTGGAAACGGAGAGTCCTTCTAGAGACTTTACTTTTTGGCATGTATTGATAAGTCTTTCTCTCATGCTCCAGCGTGCATCTTTGCCATGATGGGTGAGAATAAGTGCTGCGACGCCGGCCGCGATAGGAGTGGAGAAGCTCGTTCCACTAGAATATCCATAATTATTTTCTGGATGAGTTGTTAAGATTTGTTCTCCTGGAGCGAAGATGTGGACAGAGTCTTTGTTGTAACTAGATGACTTCGCTTTATTACCGTTCATATCACTAGAGCCGACGATAATAATATTATCAAATTCTTCTTCATATGATTCAGGATATCTTTTCGTTGAGCTTACGCTTCCAGTATTTCCAGCGGAGGCAAATAGAATTATGCCTTGGTCGTTTAACTCTTTTAGAATATTTTTAAAATCACTCGATGTTACATTTAGCCTTGCTGAAAAATTGATAATATCAGCTTTTCTCTTAATAGCATATTTAAAGGCCTCAATGAGGTAGGGAAGTTTGTCCTTTCTTTTGGCCATTGGCTCAGGTCTGACGATTGGAATAATTTTAATTCCCTGAGCTATGCCTTTTATTCCAACACGGTTTTCTTGTCCCGCTGCAATTATTCCTGCGACTGCCGTTCCATGTTTTGTTTGGAAATCATAGTCGCCTAGTAGCTGTCCATTCTTCTTAACCGTGTTATAGCCGTAGTAGTCGTCTACGTAGCCATTCAAATCGTCATCAATACCATTGTCTGGTATTTCACCCTCATTTATTAAAATACTTTCTTTGAGGTCTTCATGATTAATATCAAAGCCAGCATCGATAATTGCTACTTTTGGTCGGTATTGTGTCTCAATTACCTCCCAAGCTTTTTTGATATTTGCGCCTCTATATTGTTTGTTGGAATTTAGATACCACTGGTTATTCTCAAGTGGCTCTTGGCCATGAGAATTTATCGATACTAGAAAGAGTGGTATGAATAAACTTTTGGATCTCATAGCTCTTTATATCGTTTCATAAGATAGTCTCTTAAAATTTTAGAAAAGCCCTTTTTCTTAAGTGTTTTCATGTTTTGATAGCAGTAGCTTCTTAGATCCCATGTTAATGAAAACTTAGCGTCTCCGAGATAGGTCTTGTTCTCTTCAGAGAAGTCCTCTACTGATTTTCCGCAGTCCCTTGAAGTAATGTCCTGAGCTTTTGCAGTTAAATAATTTAGTTGTTCTTCATAAATACTTTTTGTGATTGATTTCTTCGTACCAGGGTCTAACTTTGGTTCTCCTAGTATTTTTTTTGAAAGCGCATTTTTGGCGTCTTTAAAGTGTGGGTACTTTGAAGATTTTATTAATTCTGAAGTTAAAGTTTTAGTGATGCATTTTTCAAATTTTTGATCACCACTACGAGACATTAGCATGCCCTGAAGTTCTATCTTACACTCATTGATCGCAACACTCGAAAGCTTTGATGTCGCCTGTGAGCTCATCAATGCTTTTATGTGACTTAAAACAGGAGTTTTTCCACAATTTAGTTCGCTGTCAAACTCTTCACCTAAGAAAATATAATCACGTATAAAGTCGTATTTTTGTCTGTTGACCTTTTTTAGTAATTCTGGATTTATCCTGTAGGCCACAATACTCTCAGCTGCATCTTCCGATGGCGCTGATGCTCCATAGCCTGATACTATTCTGTTAATATCATAGCGCCAACCATTTGGAGTATCTTGCCATTTCGACATTGCCTGCCACGTACTCGATTCTGGCATATTCATCATATATGATAAATTGTGTGAAAACTCATGAAAAATTGAATAGGCCTTCCCGTCATAATCAAGCTCTTTAAACCATGGGGCGTAGAGGTCTATTGAAGCATTTGCATAAATCATAAATGATTTATAATAACCAATACCGTCTTTAATATGTTTTGCCAGACGCTTGTTATCCCAGATTGGAAGCATGTGCTTGGGGATAAGTCTTGTTGCCGTTATTATTGTATCAAGCTCATTCTCGCCGAGAAGATCTGCATCTTTATTTGCATATGGCGAAACATTCAAGTTAAATGTATTTAAAAGATAAGCTGATTTTACGAGTTGATCTTCATCATTGAATAACTCTGTTAATGCACACTCTATACTCTTACAGTTTTGGGCGTCTCTTATTCTACTTTCAAATTTTTCATGTTTCGAAAGTTTCTTGACGATCTCTTCTTCTACTAGCTTTTTAAAGAGGTCGATAGATGATTGAGCCTCATTTTGAAATACAAAACCAGCGAGACTTAAACTATGCTTGCCTTTACTTTGAATACTTTTAGTTAAGAATTGACCATATGACTGATGCTCATATACTGGCCCTAGGCAATTTGCCTTGTGGACATAGCTAAATGGCGCTGCAAACTCACTCTTTCCAAACGCAAGGGGAGAGAGTGCGAATATTACAAGGATCGATTTTATTAAAGAGTTCATGGATAATTAACAGCAATATATATGCCAATGATTGTTTTGTAATTGTGCGATATTTAATGATTAATTGTATAAAAAATTGACACTTTGTTCATTCTTAGTCGCTTGTTTAGAAATGACGAAAGTAACCGATAAGTTAACAATGTTACTGATGTGGAGACAAAAATGAAAATTAAAATACTATTAATGTTATGCATGCTTTTAGCATCAAGCTGCACTCAAGAAAAATCGAAAACAAATAGAAAAATATCTTCTGTTGGAGCCTTTCAACCAAGTGTTGAGCAAGGTGAAATTTGGGGAGATGAAGAAGTTGCTAGCATGAACCGAGTAGCCGAAATATTTCATGATACTCTTATTGAGGCAACCGGTGACGACAAGATAATGAGACGTGATGCCCATCCAAAGCACCATGGTTGTGTAAGTTCATCATTACAAATTGATAATCATCGTCTACCATCTGACCTGCGAGTGGGACTTTTTGCTGAAAATAAAAAGTATAATGCTGTTGTTAGGCTCTCAAACGGTGATCCTGATTTTAGAAAAGCCGATGGAGAGAAAGATGTAAGAGGTTTTGCAATCAAGCTATACGATGTCCCTTATTCAAATTATTTACAAGAAATTGGTTTTGATGAGGAAGAGCATATTCATGATATTGTTATGATGAATGCAGATAACTTCTTTATTCCAAACCCTAAGGCCTATGAAAAATTTATGAAATCAACTCAAGGGAGATGGGGTGTGTTTTCCTACCTTGTTTTTCATTGGGGCACTCTCAAAAATGTACTAAAGGCCCGTGTACAGGTATCAAACCCTCTTGATATTGATTATTCAACAGCAACTCCTTATAAACTTGGTTCTATGTCAATGAAGATGAAATTCAAATCTTGTAGAGCTAAAAGAGATAGTATACCAAAAGAAGCTTCACACAACTATTTGGGAGAGAGACTTGAAAAGACATTAAAAACAGAAGAAGGTTGTTTTGATATGTATGTTCAGCCAAATCGTGATCGTAAGAAAAATGATATTGAAAATGCTATGGCGGCCTGGGATGAAAAAGAATCTCCTTTTATAAAAGTAGGTAAGTTATCGATTGCTAAGCAAGAAGGTTTTAGAACTGCTGAAGCCATGAAGAGTTGTGAGGATTTAACGTTTAACCCATGGCGAGCGCCAAGTGAAAATAGACCAATGGGTGGTGTTAATCGTATTAGGCTTGAGGTATATTTAAATCAATCAAAATTAAGACATGAATATAATGGAGTAAATTAGTGAGGGGAACGTTTTTTCACGAGGGTAAAGAGATTGTTATCGAAACACAAGGTGAAAGCTGGCACCAGTCAGATTCTATTTCTGGTGTTGTTAACGCAAATGGTGTTTCGGCCGGAAATATTGTTCTAGCACTTATTGATGTTAAAAAATTTAACGGAAAAAAAGATGATGCTTATGAAATTGTTGAGAGCCTTACGCTATCTGGTGCAGAAACAAAATTTGATTTCAAACTAGACGATACGGCCTTTATTTCTGAGAAAAGTAAGTCGCTTTGCCTTTTTGCGGGAAATGAAACAGAAGTTTTTGGAAAAGGGATTTTACTTCTATCTATTAAGCCTCATCGCTATATTTTAGATTTTATTCAAGTTTTTGAAACATTTTTTAGATTTAAACTTAAGACGATAAAATCTAAGAAAAAGGATCTTGAGTTAGTATTTACTCCTCCTGCCAATAAAGATTGGGAGCATATTAAGAAGTTCACAATTACATCAAAAATTGAAGATGGAATTTTTTATACGAATTTCACAGTACTTCTTAGTAAGCTAAGTTTTGAAGGTATGGAGACTAAGGCCATCGAAGAGAAGGTTGTTATAAAAAAAGAGTTTGGCCCAAGAGATTATCTTATCTATGGAGATAGTTTTGACCAAGAAAAAATTCAAGCCTTTTTGACAGAAACTCTAGAAAAGTTCAAATTTAAGTCATTTTAAAATATTCTTATCTTTTAAAAATTTATGTACTTTGTTGATCTCGTCAAAAGAGACAACGAAGTCATGAATTGTGTCAACGAAATGTGGTGAATTAAACTCTGCAACTCGTTGAACGGTCTTTGGTGTACACCAATTATCTTTAGAGGTATAAAGGAAGTCGACCCTCTTATCTTGTAAGAAAGATAGTTCTGCACTATTTTCCTTTTTAAAGTGATCTTTCTCTAGCTTTGCAAGTTTTATACTGTCTTCTAATTCTTGAACCGTGACTTGAGAAGAAGCTTGATAATACTTATCTACGATAGGTTTGATTTTTGTGAGGAAATTAATTCTTTTTGGTTTCTTTACGACCATTTCTGCTAGATTGAGTAGTGCTCTTCCGGCGAAGTTTTCGTCGCCAAAATATGGAAAGATCAAAATCATTTTCTTTATCTCTTTGGAGTCCTTTTTAAAAATTTGAGAAGCGAAATATCCACCTATTGAATGTCCAATGATTATTGGGGGGCTTACTTCTTCTTGTATCTTTTTATGGTAATGTGAGATCACAATATCAAGGTTTGTAAAGTGATTTTCAATTTTAGGCAGAGGAAGTAGTTTGAACTCATAACTTGGAAAGTCATTTTGCAGGATAGTTATCCAATTTTTATAGATGGTCTCAGCACTTGGATTTCCTGGAATGATTAATACTTTCTCTTTCATGAGAGTTATTATATCGTTTCAGTGTTAATTTAAATAGTAAAAGTTGAGGTTCCAATGATTATAGATAAAAATAGTGTGAAAAAATCTGTCGCTCTTGGAGCAATATTGACGGCCCTTGCAATTATTCTTGGGGCTTTTGGTGCACATGCATTGAAAAAAATATTAACTCCGTCCCTGCTCGATACATTTTTAACGGGGAACCGTTATCATATGTTTCATGGTCTAAGTTTTATCGTCGTCTCAATATTAGAACTAATCTTCAGTTTAAATCTAAAAGTTGTTCGTTATTTCTTTTTGGCCGGAATTATTGCTTTTTCTGGTATGTGCTATGTATACGCTCTTACTTCAGTTAAAACTTTCGCGATGATTGTTCCGCTTGGGGGAGTTGCATATATTGTTGGTTGGCTAGTGCTTGCCGTTAAAATTTATAAAAATGAATAAAAAAAAGAGCAACTTATGTTGCTCTTTTTGTATATCTTAGTTGCTTTTGATTTCTTCTTAAGCCGGACTAACTTCAATCCTTTTCATTTTTCCATCACCGATTGAGTTTGTTTTCACTTTCTCATCTCCGCTTAGAAATTCGTGAACTAAACGTCTTTGTGCAGGATTAAGAGGCTTCATAAGAATTGCTTTCTTTGTTTGAAGAACCTTGTCTCTGGCCGTTGCAGCTGTTTTTAAAAGTAGATCATCAGAACTTTTTGAGTCATATGATTTTGCAAAAACCTTTACATTTCTTGGAAGGTCAATTTTGTTGATTAAGTAAGACTTACTTACATACTCAAGTGCTTTTAGAAGTTCAAAGTCATTTTTAGTAAGTAGTTTTTCATCTTGACCCTCAAAAGTGATGTAAACATTATTTTTGAAGGAAACTTTAACTCTAAGTTTAAGTTTCGATACTTTGATTATATCAATAAGAAACGGTAGAAGTAGTTTCTTGTAGATTGCCTTCAATGTTACACGGTACTTACAAGTTCTCTTACCAAAGAAGAAGAATTTACGTCTTCCTTTTTCCAGAACTTCAAACTCAAGAAGAGACTCATCGTTGATTTGGAAGTAGTTAAGTGCATCTTCGATGATTTTAGATGTGTCATCAGTTGAAACGATGAACTCTTTTGTATTCTTTGCTTCTAGTGGTGAGTTTGTAAATGGTCTATCTACAGAAAGCTTGATTCCACTTGGAGTGTTATCAACATAGGTCTTACCTTTTTTCTGGTTCTGGCGAGCTTGTGATTGACCTGGTCCTTTTTCAATAAGTCTTAAAGTCTTGCTATCAATTCTTGGCTTCTTGCAAATATCTGTTGCAAAAGAGTCGTCTTCGATATCCATCTTTGGAATGCTTGAACCAATTAGTTCATTGATTCCATCAAGGTATTCACAGTCTTCGAATGAACAAAAGCTAATCGCTTCTCCATCTTTACCTGCACGCCCAGTTCTTCCAATTCTATGAACGTAGTTTGCCGCATCTTGTGGAAGATCATAATTAACAACTAGGTTTACGTCTTTGATATCAAGCCCTCTGGCCGCAACATCAGTACAAACTAGGATTGTAACTTTCTTTGCGTGAAAGTCTTCCATTAGTTTTGTACGCTTATTTTGTTGAAGACGCCCTGAGATTGGCATTGCCTTAAATTTCATCGCTCCAAGCCACTCAGCTAGAAGGTGAGTTTGGTATTGTGTATTACAAAAAATAATTGCATAAGCATCTTCGTGCTTTCTTAAAATATTGACAAGAAATGGCATTTTCTCGTCACTCTCGATCATAGCAATTTTGTGATCGATATTATCTACGAGGAGTGAGTCCGAGTTTAGTTTTAATTCGACAGGATGTGATCTAAATTTATATGCTGTCGATAGAACATCCATATTTGTTGTTGCTGATACCATGATTAATTGTCTTGTATCAGGAATATCTTTGAGGATTATTTCGATATCTTTTTTGAAACCCATATCAAAAAGTCTGTCGGCCTCATCAAAGACAACTCCTTGTACTTCTGTGATATTTACAATGTTATGACCTAGGATATCGATAAGTCTTCCTGGAGTAGCAACAAGTACGTGTGGGATTTCAGCAAGAGTTTCCTTTTGCTTTTCAATATTTTCTCCACCGATGATACATGAGGTTTTGATTCCAAGGTCTTTTCCAATTTGGTTGAAGACTTTATCTGTTTGCTGCGCTAATTCACGAGTCGGACTTAATACGATATAAAGTCCTTTCATGTCATTATTAAGAATTTTGTTGATAATTGGGATTGCAAAAGAACCTGTTTTTCCACTTCCAGTTTCTGCAAGTGCGAAAATATCAGTACCGCTTAGTACTTTCTCTAGTGTTAGTTCCTGAATGGCCGTTGGGGATTCGAATCCGATGTTTTTTAATGCGTCTATTAGACGTTCGTCTAAGTTATA is from Bacteriovorax sp. Seq25_V and encodes:
- a CDS encoding alpha/beta hydrolase; the encoded protein is MKEKVLIIPGNPSAETIYKNWITILQNDFPSYEFKLLPLPKIENHFTNLDIVISHYHKKIQEEVSPPIIIGHSIGGYFASQIFKKDSKEIKKMILIFPYFGDENFAGRALLNLAEMVVKKPKRINFLTKIKPIVDKYYQASSQVTVQELEDSIKLAKLEKDHFKKENSAELSFLQDKRVDFLYTSKDNWCTPKTVQRVAEFNSPHFVDTIHDFVVSFDEINKVHKFLKDKNILK
- a CDS encoding catalase, with the translated sequence MKIKILLMLCMLLASSCTQEKSKTNRKISSVGAFQPSVEQGEIWGDEEVASMNRVAEIFHDTLIEATGDDKIMRRDAHPKHHGCVSSSLQIDNHRLPSDLRVGLFAENKKYNAVVRLSNGDPDFRKADGEKDVRGFAIKLYDVPYSNYLQEIGFDEEEHIHDIVMMNADNFFIPNPKAYEKFMKSTQGRWGVFSYLVFHWGTLKNVLKARVQVSNPLDIDYSTATPYKLGSMSMKMKFKSCRAKRDSIPKEASHNYLGERLEKTLKTEEGCFDMYVQPNRDRKKNDIENAMAAWDEKESPFIKVGKLSIAKQEGFRTAEAMKSCEDLTFNPWRAPSENRPMGGVNRIRLEVYLNQSKLRHEYNGVN
- a CDS encoding DEAD/DEAH box helicase — its product is MENKTFRDYNLDERLIDALKNIGFESPTAIQELTLEKVLSGTDIFALAETGSGKTGSFAIPIINKILNNDMKGLYIVLSPTRELAQQTDKVFNQIGKDLGIKTSCIIGGENIEKQKETLAEIPHVLVATPGRLIDILGHNIVNITEVQGVVFDEADRLFDMGFKKDIEIILKDIPDTRQLIMVSATTNMDVLSTAYKFRSHPVELKLNSDSLLVDNIDHKIAMIESDEKMPFLVNILRKHEDAYAIIFCNTQYQTHLLAEWLGAMKFKAMPISGRLQQNKRTKLMEDFHAKKVTILVCTDVAARGLDIKDVNLVVNYDLPQDAANYVHRIGRTGRAGKDGEAISFCSFEDCEYLDGINELIGSSIPKMDIEDDSFATDICKKPRIDSKTLRLIEKGPGQSQARQNQKKGKTYVDNTPSGIKLSVDRPFTNSPLEAKNTKEFIVSTDDTSKIIEDALNYFQINDESLLEFEVLEKGRRKFFFFGKRTCKYRVTLKAIYKKLLLPFLIDIIKVSKLKLRVKVSFKNNVYITFEGQDEKLLTKNDFELLKALEYVSKSYLINKIDLPRNVKVFAKSYDSKSSDDLLLKTAATARDKVLQTKKAILMKPLNPAQRRLVHEFLSGDEKVKTNSIGDGKMKRIEVSPA
- a CDS encoding DUF423 domain-containing protein → MIIDKNSVKKSVALGAILTALAIILGAFGAHALKKILTPSLLDTFLTGNRYHMFHGLSFIVVSILELIFSLNLKVVRYFFLAGIIAFSGMCYVYALTSVKTFAMIVPLGGVAYIVGWLVLAVKIYKNE
- the mnmA gene encoding tRNA 2-thiouridine(34) synthase MnmA; translation: MTIGNGKTVIVGMSGGVDSSVSALVLKEQGYNVIGMFMKNWEEEDEFGVCQASKEYEDVIKVCEKLDIPYYSVDFVKEYRDNVFANFVEEYKQGFTPNPDILCNREIKFKVFFNKAMELGADYLATGHYCQNINIDGVQNLVKGNDANKDQTYFLYTIKSEILNKVLFPIGDMPKSEVRALAKKYDLATHDKKDSTGICFIGERNFKQFLSNYIQLKPGPFENLAGEVVGEHGGAAYYTNGQRKGLGLGGPGEPWFVVGKDIDRNVVIVERGDNHPALYCDDLTATELSWVDSSLIPVVGQKLYAKVRYRQPDQECTVISIDEKHIKVEFSVPQRAVTKRQSVVFYDKKNGHDICLGGAIIENPGPSYYEMGKDVTNI
- a CDS encoding S8 family serine peptidase: MRSKSLFIPLFLVSINSHGQEPLENNQWYLNSNKQYRGANIKKAWEVIETQYRPKVAIIDAGFDINHEDLKESILINEGEIPDNGIDDDLNGYVDDYYGYNTVKKNGQLLGDYDFQTKHGTAVAGIIAAGQENRVGIKGIAQGIKIIPIVRPEPMAKRKDKLPYLIEAFKYAIKRKADIINFSARLNVTSSDFKNILKELNDQGIILFASAGNTGSVSSTKRYPESYEEEFDNIIIVGSSDMNGNKAKSSSYNKDSVHIFAPGEQILTTHPENNYGYSSGTSFSTPIAAGVAALILTHHGKDARWSMRERLINTCQKVKSLEGLSVSNGIIDAYQALK